Sequence from the Ectothiorhodospira sp. BSL-9 genome:
ACACGCTCAATCGGGCTCCGATACCTGGGCCTCGTCAAAGGTGGCCATGCAACCATGCAGATCACAGGCCAGGCGCAGCAGGGGCACGGCGGTCGCGGCGCCGCTGGCCTCGCCCAGCCGCATGCCCAGATCCAGCAGGGGGTCGGCCACCAGGGACGACAGCACATGACGATGACCCGGCTCGGCCGAGGCATGACCGAAGATCATCCAGTTACGCGCACTGGGACAGATGCGCACCGTGGCCAGGGCAGCAGCGGAACTGATGAAGCCGTCCACCATGATGGGCATCCCCATCTGGGCGCAGGCCAGGTAAGCACCGCTCATGGCAGCAATCTCGAAGCCACCCAGACGGCGCAGGCATTCCACCGGATCTTCCAGGTGGTCCTTGTGGAAGGCCAGAGCCCGGCGCAGCACATCGGCCTTGTGGCTGACCCCCGCCACGTCCAGCCCCGTACCGGGCCCCGCCAGTTCGCGGGGGTCCAGCCCCATGAGGGCGCAGGACAGCCCGGCGGCGGCGGTGGTGTTGCCGATGCCCATCTCACCGGCAATGTAGAGCTCGGTCCCGGCCAGACGGGCCCGCTCGGCGCTGTGGCGACCGGCGTTCATGGCCAGGGCCAGTTGATGCACGTCCATGGCTGGTGCCGAGACAAAATTCGCAGTAC
This genomic interval carries:
- the cobT gene encoding nicotinate-nucleotide--dimethylbenzimidazole phosphoribosyltransferase, whose amino-acid sequence is MNNETPWLQVPAADIDEQARLDAEERQTRLTKPLGSLGLLEPLACRLAGMQGSATPRVDSVQISIFAGDHGVAAEGISRFPQSVTAEMVRNFARGGAAISVLARSLDARLEVINLGTVTDTGPLEGVLDVRVGPGTANFVSAPAMDVHQLALAMNAGRHSAERARLAGTELYIAGEMGIGNTTAAAGLSCALMGLDPRELAGPGTGLDVAGVSHKADVLRRALAFHKDHLEDPVECLRRLGGFEIAAMSGAYLACAQMGMPIMVDGFISSAAALATVRICPSARNWMIFGHASAEPGHRHVLSSLVADPLLDLGMRLGEASGAATAVPLLRLACDLHGCMATFDEAQVSEPD